The following proteins are encoded in a genomic region of Protaetiibacter sp. SSC-01:
- a CDS encoding NUDIX hydrolase, with protein MTPAEREALLSGPLADLPDPAEVVASDRVLEGRVWDVRRDTFRFGGHDVVRDYVDHTGAVAVLARDEDGRVLVINQYRHAIRTRDWELPAGLLDMEGEDPLEAAKRELAEEADLVAREWTPLIDVATSPGGSDEVIHVFEARGVEAAPEVYARTEEEAEIVLRWVPLDEAVEAALAGRIRNSILLIAVLAAHARG; from the coding sequence GTGACGCCCGCGGAGCGCGAGGCGCTGCTCTCGGGTCCGCTCGCGGATCTGCCCGACCCCGCGGAGGTCGTCGCATCCGACCGGGTGCTCGAGGGTCGGGTGTGGGACGTGCGACGCGACACCTTCCGCTTCGGCGGTCACGACGTCGTGCGCGACTACGTCGACCACACGGGCGCCGTCGCGGTGCTCGCGCGCGACGAAGACGGCCGTGTGCTCGTCATCAACCAGTACCGTCACGCCATCCGCACGCGCGACTGGGAGCTGCCCGCTGGCCTCCTCGACATGGAGGGGGAGGACCCGCTCGAGGCGGCGAAGCGCGAGCTCGCCGAGGAGGCGGACCTCGTGGCGAGGGAGTGGACCCCGCTCATCGACGTGGCGACGTCGCCGGGTGGCAGCGACGAGGTCATCCACGTCTTCGAGGCGCGCGGCGTGGAGGCGGCGCCCGAGGTGTACGCCCGCACCGAGGAGGAGGCCGAGATCGTGCTGCGCTGGGTGCCGCTCGACGAGGCCGTCGAGGCGGCGCTCGCGGGACGCATCCGCAACTCCATCCTGCTCATCGCGGTGCTCGCCGCCCATGCCCGCGGCTGA
- a CDS encoding CTP synthase, whose product MVNNPGSAVTKHIFVTGGVVSSLGKGLTAASLGNLLTARGLHVVMQKLDPYLNVDPGTMNPFQHGEVFVTDDGAETDLDIGHYERFLDINLDQAANVTTGQIYSNVIAKERRGEYLGDTVQVIPHITDEIKRRMRLQAQPGEDGTPAPDVIITEIGGTVGDIESQPFIESARQVRHELGRNNVFFVHVSLVPFMGASGEQKTKPTQHSVAALRSIGIQPDALVLRSDRIVSESNKRKIALMCDVDERAVVNAVDVPSIYDIPTMLNQQGLDAYIIEQLGLAEKAGDVDWSGWSQLLKAVHEPAHEVTIALVGKYIDLPDAYLSVTEALRAGGFAHQAKVSVRWVPSDECETPEGAAKMLGDVDGICVPGGFGVRGIEGKLGALRFARENGIPALGLCLGLQCMVIEYARDVAGLPGASSSEFDPDTEFPVIATMAEQVDILDHGDLGGTMRLGLYEAHLKPGSVVAEAYGSEVVYERHRHRYEVNNHYTGQIGEAGLVFSGTNPEHGLVEFVELPREVHPYYVGTQAHPELRSRPNRAHPLFRGLVGAALERQKATRLFEVEGADAPEGEAAAPVVTATEPAEV is encoded by the coding sequence GTGGTGAACAATCCGGGATCAGCCGTTACCAAGCACATCTTCGTCACCGGGGGCGTCGTCTCCTCGCTGGGTAAGGGCCTCACCGCCGCCAGTCTCGGCAACCTCCTCACCGCGCGCGGTCTGCACGTCGTAATGCAGAAGCTCGACCCGTATCTCAACGTCGACCCGGGCACGATGAACCCGTTCCAGCACGGCGAGGTCTTCGTGACCGACGACGGCGCCGAGACCGACCTCGACATCGGCCACTACGAGCGCTTCCTCGACATCAACCTCGACCAGGCGGCGAACGTCACGACGGGCCAGATCTACTCGAACGTCATCGCGAAGGAGCGCCGCGGCGAGTACCTCGGCGACACCGTGCAGGTCATCCCGCACATCACCGACGAGATCAAGCGCCGGATGCGGCTGCAGGCGCAGCCGGGCGAGGACGGCACCCCCGCGCCCGACGTCATCATCACCGAGATCGGCGGCACGGTCGGCGACATCGAGTCGCAGCCGTTCATCGAGTCGGCGCGTCAGGTGCGCCACGAGCTCGGCCGCAACAACGTCTTCTTCGTGCACGTCTCGCTCGTGCCGTTCATGGGCGCCTCGGGCGAGCAGAAGACGAAGCCGACGCAGCACTCCGTCGCCGCGCTCCGCAGCATCGGCATCCAGCCTGACGCGCTCGTGCTCCGCAGCGACCGCATCGTCTCCGAGTCGAACAAGCGCAAGATCGCGCTCATGTGCGACGTCGACGAGCGCGCCGTCGTCAACGCGGTCGACGTGCCCTCGATCTACGACATCCCGACGATGCTCAACCAGCAGGGTCTCGACGCGTACATCATCGAGCAGCTCGGCCTCGCCGAGAAGGCGGGCGACGTCGACTGGAGCGGCTGGTCGCAGCTGCTCAAGGCCGTGCACGAGCCCGCCCACGAGGTGACGATCGCCCTCGTCGGCAAGTACATCGACCTTCCCGATGCCTACCTCTCGGTCACCGAGGCGCTCCGCGCGGGCGGGTTCGCCCACCAGGCGAAGGTGTCCGTGCGCTGGGTGCCGTCCGACGAGTGCGAGACGCCCGAGGGTGCGGCGAAGATGCTCGGGGATGTCGACGGCATCTGCGTGCCGGGCGGCTTCGGCGTGCGCGGCATCGAGGGCAAGCTCGGCGCGCTGCGTTTCGCGCGCGAGAACGGCATCCCGGCCCTCGGCCTGTGCCTCGGCCTGCAGTGCATGGTCATCGAGTACGCGCGCGACGTCGCGGGCCTCCCGGGCGCGAGCTCGTCGGAGTTCGACCCCGACACCGAGTTCCCGGTCATCGCGACGATGGCGGAGCAGGTCGACATCCTCGACCACGGCGACCTCGGTGGCACGATGCGCCTCGGCCTCTACGAGGCGCACCTGAAGCCGGGTTCGGTCGTCGCCGAGGCCTACGGCTCCGAGGTCGTCTACGAGCGTCACCGCCACCGCTACGAGGTCAACAACCACTACACCGGCCAGATCGGCGAGGCGGGTCTCGTGTTCTCGGGCACCAACCCCGAGCACGGCCTCGTCGAGTTCGTCGAGCTCCCGCGCGAGGTGCACCCGTACTACGTCGGCACGCAGGCCCACCCGGAGCTGCGCTCGCGGCCCAACCGCGCGCATCCGCTGTTCCGCGGCCTCGTGGGCGCGGCGCTCGAGCGTCAGAAGGCGACGCGCCTCTTCGAGGTCGAGGGCGCGGACGCGCCCGAGGGCGAGGCGGCGGCTCCGGTCGTCACCGCGACCGAGCCCGCCGAGGTCTGA